One genomic region from Zalophus californianus isolate mZalCal1 chromosome 12, mZalCal1.pri.v2, whole genome shotgun sequence encodes:
- the PSMC2 gene encoding 26S proteasome regulatory subunit 7, whose translation MPDYLGADQRKTKEDEKDDKPIRALDEGDIALLKTYGQSTYSRQIKQVEDDIQQLLKKINELTGIKESDTGLAPPALWDLAADKQTLQSEQPLQVARCTKIINADSEDPKYIINVKQFAKFVVDLSDQVAPTDIEEGMRVGVDRNKYQIHIPLPPKIDPTVTMMQVEEKPDVTYSDVGGCKEQIEKLREVVETPLLHPERFVNLGIEPPKGVLLFGPPGTGKTLCARAVANRTDACFIRVIGSELVQKYVGEGARMVRELFEMARTKKACLIFFDEIDAIGGARFDDGAGGDNEVQRTMLELINQLDGFDPRGNIKVLMATNRPDTLDPALMRPGRLDRKIEFSLPDLEGRTHIFKIHARSMSVERDIRFELLARLCPNSTGAEIRSVCTEAGMFAIRARRKIATEKDFLEAVNKVIKSYAKFSATPRYMTYN comes from the exons ATGCCGGATTACCTCGGTGCCGATCAGCGGAAAACCAAAGAGGATGAGAAGGACGACAAGCCCATCCGAG CTCTGGATGAGGGGGATATTGCCTTGCTGAAAACTTAT GGTCAAAGCACTTATTCTAGGCAGATAAAGCAGGTTGAAGATGACATTCAGCAACTTCTCAAGAAAATTAATGAGCTCACtg GTATTAAAGAATCTGATACTGGCCTGGCCCCACCAGCACTCTGGGATTTGGCTGCAGACAAGCAAACACTGCAGAGTGAACAGCCTTTACAGGTTGCGAG GTGTACGAAGATAATCAATGCTGATTCGGAGGACCCGAAGTACATTATCAATGTGAAGCAGTTTGCCAAGTTTGTGGTGGACCTCAGTGATCAGGTAGCACCTACTGACATTGAAGAAGGGATGAGAGTTGG GGTGGACAGAAATAAGTATCAGATTCACATTCCGCTGCCTCCCAAGATTGACCCAACAGTTACCATGATGCAG GTGGAAGAAAAACCTGATGTCACATACAGTGATGTGGGTGGCTGTAAGGAACAGATTGAGAAACTTCGAGAAGTAGTAGAAACCCCATTACTTCAT CCAGAGAGGTTTGTTAACCTTGGCATTGAGCCTCCCAAGGGTGTGCTGCTCTTTGGTCCACCGGGTACAGGCAAGACCCTCTGTGCTCGGGCTGTTGCCAACAGGACTGACGCTTGCTTCATTCGAGTTATTGGATCTGAACTTGTACAGAAGTATGTCGGTGAG ggGGCTCGAATGGTTCGTGAGCTCTTTGAAATGGCCAGAACAAAAAAAGCCTGCcttatcttctttgatgaaattgATGCTATTGGAG GGGCTCGTTTTGATGATGGTGCTGGAGGAGACAATGAAGTGCAGAGAACGATGCTGGAACTCATCAATCAGCTGGACGGTTTTGATCCTCGAGGTAACATTAAAGTGCTGATGGCCACTAACAGACCTGATACTTTGGATCCAGCACTGATGAGGCCAGGGAGATTGGACAGAAAGATTGAATTTAGCTTACCTGATCTAGAG GGTCGGACTCACATTTTTAAGATTCATGCTCGTTCAATGAGTGTTGAAAGAGATATCAGATTTGAGTTGTTAGCACGACTGTGTCCAAATAGCACTG GTGCTGAGATTAGAAGCGTCTGCACAGAAGCTGGTATGTTTGCCATCAGAGCACGGCGAAAAATTGCTACTGAAAAGGATTTCTTGGAGGCTGTAAATAAGGTCATTAAGTCTTATGCCAAATTCAGTGCTACTCCCCGCTATATGACATACAACTGA